In Cucurbita pepo subsp. pepo cultivar mu-cu-16 chromosome LG10, ASM280686v2, whole genome shotgun sequence, the DNA window CAAGAGTTGCCCCCTTCAGAATAATCCCACCAGGCAATTCCAAGTGAGGCGCATACCAAAGCCTCATATTCAGGGCTGGAACAAGCGTTCTCTTAGAGGCAGTTGAAGCCGATAAGGGCTTTACTCTCAACTCTTCAAGCTGATCCTTGTTCATACACAACATGCCCTGTCCATCTGCATCAGTCAGAACTAAATTGTCCAGAGTCTTATGCTCCGCAATTATCGGCTGCAGTAAATAATGCCTCGCCGAAGCAGCAATTAGTGAGCTAATCGTCCAAACAACTCTCAATTTTAGCCCTCCATTAGTATAAAACGATTCGGGTATGCTCCCGCTGTCATCAGCTGCTGCGCCATTTCCAGAGCAGAACCCATCAGTTCCATTTTCTTGCATGTTCTTACCAAAAGACCCAGCGTGAACCACCGATGCAGCACCCAGGATCACACAATTATCCAAAGTTGATCCGAAATCAGCTCGCCATTTCAACAAAATGCCGTCGTCAATACCCAATTCGCCGCTAGGAAGCTCGATTCGAAGGAATCGAATTTCGTTAAAATTCTTAAGAACTTGGGTGGGCGAATGATGAGTCACACCATTTTGACCACTCTCCCCATCTTTTTCCCTCCCAACCGAAAGCGAAGAGGTCGACAAAGAAGACGAACCGGAACCCAACCCAGAGGATGTCACCCGTTTCGGACCCAAGAACTGACCTAAAGCTTGAAGCGGCTTGACAATGCCACCAAGAACCATACGGAACAGATTAGAAAAGCCACTCCGAGACTTATCAGAAGACGAAGAGGCGGAGGAGAAATCATCATCGGATATCACACAGTCAACTCGTACAACAACGTTATCAACCTGAGACACGATAGAGTGGAATCTTCGAGAAACTGCACAACAACGTCCAAGAGCCTTAACGTCACCAATCCTATTGAAAATCAACAGAAGCAGAGAGTCGGGAAGACGATCAAAGTGATCACTAGGGTAGGTACAATGGCTGTAGCTCTGGCCAAAAACGCCGTCCTGTGAGGAACAAATTCTGGAGGTCGGATCGAGGCGTAGATAAGAACAGGACATGGCTCAGAGTGAACAACCAATATCGCTCAGATCAGAAGAAAGGaaactgaaaaatgaaaagctcCGCAACAAAGAGATGGGAGTCAGTTTCTGAAACGGACGGCAAGACCATGATCGGAGCTTTGgcaacagagagagagagagagagagagagagagagagagagagagagaaatggatgaaaccctaattttatatGTCAGAGGAGAGAGATAGAAAATGGTGGGATGAGATCGATCCACGATTTTGttaactattttaatattattaaaaagaaaacatattcctcatttcacaattcaacaaactataaaattaaacaaacaaaaaagaaatacatatttttactaatttcAACTAATTAAGAAGTCTAATCAAATCTTCAACCAAACTCAactaatttaactaatttaccAATAAATGCTTGCAATTATGAATCAACCACAGCAAATCACTCAAAATTACCCACCAAACCAATATAtcttattactattatttattattatattaccttcatattataataaaaggaAACATGTGGGAACAAGATGatggaaaataatataaagttgtTTCTAgcagaaataaaataaataaacaccCGACCACATCATTTGactgatttattattttatgaataatagTGTGGATTAGTTTTCACGTTACaataaaactataaatttttcttCACCTACCatctatcattaaaaaaaaaaagacttgagctaatttatctaaaaacaTGTTAATCTGAATATTAgatcataaaaataagaaaaatggacattttattaatgaaactaattaaataaagaaatgtaaaatttaaaggCAATAAATGATTTGGGGGCTGCCCTTAAATTCCTCGACCATGGATAGACAACCATATAAGCATACAATTATTGTTCAAACCATTAACcacaaaattaactaattaattttcttacgtacaaaattaattagcaatttaattatcaattaaaCTATAAGATACTGAATAATAATGGGATGcttctaaaaaaattctgGAACTTACCCATCTTAcctcaaaatcaagaaatagaTGAACATTTAAGCAAATACTttatggggaaaaaaaagcaaaaaagcaaaaaagcaAATATGGACAAATTATCTAAAGTTCCTAAGCTTTACTCCATTACtacgaagaaaagaaaaatgctaaCCATAATGACTCACTTTCTTCTAAACTAAAAGATGAGATTTGAAACATCTTAAGAACATAGGGTAAGAAGAATCAAATTCATAAGAGGCCATGATCtgtagaaatatatatatgaataaaccCACTAATTTATCTCAGGCACAATTTTCCTGTTCTTTGAAAGCTAAAACTGTGGtttaaataactaataatCAGCAATAAAGCAAGAAGAACATGATCCAACAATTTCAAGCATTGTAGTTTACCTACCCTTTTCTGGCTACACTATACATCATTCATCCTACAACTTAGTGGTAAGCACCTAACAACCCTGAAGATAAATAACTCGAGACATATATGCGTGTTCAAAAGATAATATAAACCAAAATGTTAGAGATTCAGATTCCTCTACCCTGACATGTTAAACCAACAAGAGAGTGCCTAGCTTCTGCTCCTCAGTGATTTCtcacaaatttaaagaaattccTCTAAATACAAAAGAACGGATTCAGAGATGATTATTCCTCTGCCTTTATCCTTCAATCAAATGCAAGTGGGCAATTtcaatctaaacaaaatagTGCTACATGTActtcataatttaaacaaaaaaacattatgAGCTAAGATCATTCACAAGGGATCCAACAACATGATCCACATCCATAGATTAATCCATGACTACATTTTGCTACACATTTTTCTAAATCTCTCCCTCCTAACAACAATCACATTTTCATCCAATGTCATCCTATTTGACATACCTTTCTATCCCCTTCATATTCAAACTTTGAAAGAGGGCATAATAGGATTCTAAccacataataataataaagggcAGGGAGTAGCCACATAACTAGAGGTTTGTTGATGAAACGCCAAAAAAGCATTCCAGCAGTTGGACCATAAACTAGCTAACATAGGCCGCAGTAAGTCACGATGCGATGCAACGGGGTTTCATTCACCACAATAGAAAGCTAAAGGATAGACATAACAGAGGGCAACTATACTTGTGAGGCTTCCAGTTAACTAGTAAAAGAAAGCTGTCACTATACATCAGAGGGCAGCAGATCATAAGTGAGATCAGTATTTATGCACTGTGGCCGAGAGTTCCCACTGCTAAAGTTACTGTTTATGTAGGACTGGCCAAGGAAGAGAATAGAATGTAATGCTAAGAcatcaaagagaaagaagaatccAGTATAGCACAAGCAACTATAGGTTTTAATGCGCTGCATTTTCCTAAGTCCAGGGCAACATATCAGACATCCTAATTTTAACATGGAGGAAAATATATGCAAGAATTACACCATCAATGCTTAATGAAAACAGCCTAGTGATCATAGTGATTATCAATCTTCAGCAATGTACAAAGGTAGCAGATCTTGCACCAGGAACTAGATACAGGAGGGTGGAAAATCCCATCACCATAACGTCAAGTTCACTAGAAACTAAATACAGCAGATCTTCCTAAGGCTCAATCAAAATATGGTAGCAGAGGGGGAAGGGTAAGATGGAAGTTAATATCAAGATAGGGCCAACTTTTTGGCTCTAGAGTGCAAACTGAAATTGTCAACATGGAAGATGGTTTGGCACATATTAGAAAATCACAAATGAGATAATTTGATATAATCAATTCAGGAGAGAAGCTATTGTGCCATCAACTACgataaaagaggaagaaacttCAAACTTCGATTGGTTAGGTTTACTCTCATGCAgtcatttaatttctttgcaTGATACTGATATGAATGTTAAAAAACATTCCCACAGGAAAAATTCTTAGAAGGCATCAAAGAATCTACACAAGATGATCTAGGGCATGGAAACATTTTACTGTATCTCTTACATACCTAATGGAGTAAACCTAACCACTCATCCTTCAGTAATTCCTCTTTGaaattagtaattttattGGCTAGGAAATAGAACAATGTCATTAGAATAATGAAGTAGACCAAAAGAGAACATAAGAGAGGGATTGAGTTGCACGTGAAAGCTCTACGATTGACTActacagtaaaagagtgattacAAAAGGAATTGGAAACAAGGACAAAGTTAGCGGATAAAAGTTGTgttttgaaaagtaaaaaaatcaGGTATACATGTGCTTGTGTGCGGtcaaaaatttgttaataggTTGTTTTCCTGtttggaatatatttttgtttcaaataaaaagaagtgtaaaaaagataataactTTTATCATGTTCTTGAGagataaaaattgaaagaaacaaagacgAGATTCTTCCAAATTATAACTTCGAGAACATTAcggaaaaacatttttaaaacgatttttgaaaaatgttcCATACTGTACAGGCACTTGTTTTCAGGTAAGTG includes these proteins:
- the LOC111803792 gene encoding F-box protein At5g46170-like, giving the protein MSCSYLRLDPTSRICSSQDGVFGQSYSHCTYPSDHFDRLPDSLLLLIFNRIGDVKALGRCCAVSRRFHSIVSQVDNVVVRVDCVISDDDFSSASSSSDKSRSGFSNLFRMVLGGIVKPLQALGQFLGPKRVTSSGLGSGSSSLSTSSLSVGREKDGESGQNGVTHHSPTQVLKNFNEIRFLRIELPSGELGIDDGILLKWRADFGSTLDNCVILGAASVVHAGSFGKNMQENGTDGFCSGNGAAADDSGSIPESFYTNGGLKLRVVWTISSLIAASARHYLLQPIIAEHKTLDNLVLTDADGQGMLCMNKDQLEELRVKPLSASTASKRTLVPALNMRLWYAPHLELPGGIILKGATLVAIRPSEQSMTKKEVSDGSWLSKAFEEPYATAAKMLVKRRTYCLEMNSF